One region of Mesobacillus boroniphilus genomic DNA includes:
- a CDS encoding MBL fold metallo-hydrolase has translation MAEWKDGIAKLTLPTPFPVGDVNAYLIKGDRLTLVDAGTKTEESWESFKSQLADLKLKPEDIEQVILTHDHPDHVGMLDYFSPGLDVYGHPSNERWINRTSEFEKEHQEFYEKFFLQSAIPEQYFVPSMKVMKKTLVFSCNRSLTGTILENDVPPGLTGWRVIETPGHAQSHIVLLREKDGTMIAGDTILAGISPNPLLEPPLPGERDRPKPQVQYNSSLKKLQQYPIGLVYTGHGTEITELQSLIEKRLARQHDRAMQVRGMLEGRELTVFEICKLLFPTVYERELNLTISETMGQLDYLYSLGAVSVREEGTSFVYTAK, from the coding sequence ATGGCTGAATGGAAAGATGGAATTGCCAAACTGACTTTGCCGACGCCCTTCCCGGTCGGTGATGTGAACGCATATTTAATAAAAGGGGACAGGTTGACACTTGTTGACGCGGGAACGAAAACAGAGGAATCCTGGGAGTCGTTCAAATCGCAGTTGGCCGATTTAAAACTGAAGCCGGAGGACATTGAGCAGGTTATCCTGACTCATGATCATCCGGATCATGTAGGAATGCTGGACTACTTTTCACCAGGCCTTGACGTATATGGCCATCCGTCGAATGAAAGGTGGATCAACAGGACTTCAGAGTTCGAGAAGGAACATCAGGAATTTTATGAGAAATTCTTTTTACAATCAGCAATACCAGAACAATATTTTGTGCCATCGATGAAAGTAATGAAGAAGACATTAGTATTTTCTTGCAATCGCTCATTGACTGGGACTATTCTGGAAAATGATGTTCCGCCGGGACTGACAGGTTGGAGGGTGATCGAGACACCGGGACATGCCCAAAGCCATATCGTGCTCTTGCGTGAAAAAGACGGCACAATGATTGCCGGGGATACGATACTTGCAGGGATCTCACCCAACCCATTACTTGAGCCGCCGCTGCCAGGCGAAAGAGATAGGCCGAAGCCGCAGGTCCAATATAACTCGTCATTGAAAAAACTGCAGCAGTACCCGATTGGACTAGTATACACCGGACATGGAACGGAGATAACAGAATTGCAAAGCCTGATAGAAAAAAGGCTCGCCCGCCAGCATGACCGGGCCATGCAGGTAAGGGGAATGCTTGAAGGCAGGGAACTGACCGTATTTGAGATTTGCAAACTGCTCTTCCCGACAGTCTATGAGCGTGAATTGAATTTAACCATTTCTGAAACAATGGGACAACTTGATTATTTATATTCCCTTGGCGCAGTGTCTGTCAGGGAAGAAGGAACCTCCTTCGTTTATACAGCAAAATGA
- a CDS encoding SDR family NAD(P)-dependent oxidoreductase, with the protein MMPSLKGKNIIITGASGGIGAEIARLCAARGANLVLLARSIDKLESLKKELQSKYAINVHAQQLDVADPEAIKRVFSEVLSDIRYVDILVNNAGFGIFDYAHEAKIDDIKTMFDVNVVGLMACTSMVLPAMKQRRSGHIINIASQAGKIATPKSSVYSATKHAVLGYTNSLRMEVADDNIFVTSVNPGPIATNFFEVADKQGTYVKNVKRFMLQPEYVAKQVVNRMMTRTREINLPRWMNAGSRFYTLFPRTFELFGKNMFNKK; encoded by the coding sequence ATGATGCCGTCCTTAAAAGGAAAAAATATTATTATAACCGGTGCCTCTGGGGGAATCGGGGCCGAGATTGCCAGGCTTTGCGCCGCGCGCGGAGCGAATCTCGTCCTTCTGGCCCGGAGTATCGATAAACTAGAGAGTTTAAAAAAAGAATTACAATCAAAGTATGCCATCAATGTCCATGCCCAGCAGCTGGATGTGGCTGACCCTGAAGCAATCAAGCGGGTTTTCTCAGAAGTGCTTTCTGACATCCGCTACGTTGATATACTGGTCAACAATGCTGGCTTTGGCATTTTTGATTATGCACACGAAGCGAAAATTGATGATATTAAAACGATGTTCGATGTCAATGTCGTCGGATTGATGGCTTGCACGTCGATGGTGCTGCCTGCTATGAAGCAGAGGAGAAGCGGTCATATTATCAATATTGCTTCCCAGGCGGGCAAGATTGCCACACCGAAATCAAGTGTTTATTCGGCAACAAAGCATGCGGTGCTTGGCTACACGAACAGCCTGCGGATGGAGGTTGCTGATGACAATATCTTTGTCACCTCGGTCAATCCTGGTCCAATCGCTACGAATTTTTTTGAGGTCGCGGATAAGCAGGGAACCTACGTCAAAAATGTAAAGCGTTTTATGCTGCAGCCTGAATACGTGGCAAAACAAGTAGTCAACCGCATGATGACGAGAACACGTGAAATCAACCTGCCGCGTTGGATGAATGCAGGCAGCAGATTTTATACCCTGTTTCCCAGGACCTTTGAGTTATTCGGCAAGAATATGTTCAACAAAAAATAA
- a CDS encoding sigma-70 family RNA polymerase sigma factor: protein MELQELIQKAKKGDETAFYELMQLHKVRLYRIALSYLKNSEDAVEAMQEITYRAFRSIRKVKEPQYFTTWLIRILLNYCNDELKKRKRLLVSDDLISLMGSEYQSSWLEVEEVIGKLDPKTRQVIELKYVHDFKIKEIAEILECPEGTVKTWLNKGLRDLRDQLEEEGGLGYA, encoded by the coding sequence TTGGAGCTTCAAGAATTAATACAAAAAGCTAAGAAAGGTGATGAAACTGCATTTTATGAACTGATGCAACTGCATAAAGTGCGCCTATATCGGATTGCCCTCAGTTATTTGAAAAATAGTGAGGACGCAGTCGAAGCAATGCAGGAGATCACCTACAGGGCGTTCCGCTCAATCCGCAAGGTGAAGGAGCCGCAATATTTCACGACATGGCTGATAAGGATACTGCTAAATTACTGCAACGACGAATTGAAGAAACGGAAGCGGCTCCTCGTCAGCGATGATCTCATCAGCCTGATGGGCTCTGAGTACCAGTCCAGCTGGCTTGAAGTAGAGGAAGTCATCGGCAAGCTTGATCCAAAAACCAGGCAGGTCATCGAACTGAAATATGTACATGATTTTAAAATAAAGGAAATTGCCGAAATTCTGGAATGCCCTGAAGGTACCGTGAAGACTTGGCTGAACAAAGGACTGAGGGATCTTCGCGACCAGCTCGAAGAAGAAGGGGGATTAGGTTATGCTTAA